Proteins from one Candidatus Paracaedimonas acanthamoebae genomic window:
- a CDS encoding D-alanine--D-alanine ligase — protein sequence MKKRVAVLMGGWNGEREVSLSSGRGVVAALQERGYEVIPIELTRNLPSLLEMLTPKPDVLFMCALHGQWVEDGCLQGMLEILGIPYTNSSPLASALAMDKPMALRLFREAGISCPEGKVVKITELLKEDILAFPYVIKPLREGSSLGVYIIHNREDLVKAQQTWQYGDECLAERYIPGREIQVAILGDRAIGAIEIRPKEEFYDYHAKYTEGCADHIMPANIPEKDYQEALELALKAHKALGCESVTRVDLRYDDIQNPAKFYVLEVNTQPGLTPLSLVPEIAAYHGMNYGDLLEWMIENPRYPH from the coding sequence ATGAAAAAAAGAGTTGCGGTCTTGATGGGAGGTTGGAACGGAGAACGTGAAGTATCTTTGTCGAGTGGCCGAGGAGTTGTTGCGGCTTTGCAAGAACGAGGATACGAGGTTATTCCTATTGAATTGACTCGTAATTTACCTTCTCTTCTTGAAATGTTGACCCCTAAACCTGATGTTCTTTTTATGTGTGCTCTTCATGGACAGTGGGTTGAAGATGGTTGTTTACAAGGTATGCTTGAAATTTTAGGTATACCTTATACGAATTCTAGCCCTTTAGCCTCAGCGCTTGCTATGGATAAGCCCATGGCTTTAAGACTTTTCCGTGAAGCTGGGATCTCTTGCCCTGAAGGAAAAGTTGTCAAGATAACAGAACTTCTAAAAGAAGATATTTTAGCTTTTCCTTATGTGATTAAACCTCTTCGAGAAGGTTCAAGCTTGGGCGTCTACATTATCCATAATAGAGAAGACCTCGTGAAAGCTCAGCAAACATGGCAATATGGGGATGAATGCTTAGCAGAGCGTTATATTCCAGGCCGGGAAATCCAAGTTGCAATTTTAGGGGATCGCGCAATAGGAGCGATTGAAATCCGCCCCAAAGAAGAATTTTATGATTACCATGCCAAGTATACAGAGGGCTGCGCCGACCATATTATGCCTGCAAATATCCCTGAAAAAGATTATCAGGAAGCTTTAGAATTAGCCCTAAAGGCACACAAGGCATTAGGGTGTGAAAGTGTGACGAGAGTCGATTTGCGGTATGATGATATTCAAAATCCCGCTAAATTTTATGTTCTTGAGGTTAATACCCAACCAGGATTAACGCCTTTATCATTAGTTCCTGAGATAGCGGCCTATCATGGGATGAATTATGGAGACTTATTGGAATGGATGATCGAAAATCCACGATATCCTCATTAA
- the murB gene encoding UDP-N-acetylmuramate dehydrogenase has product MHTIIKKLPSIRGRYTEGAELSKLTWFRVGGPAEVLYKPTDLEDLSFFLSHKSAEVPLLTMGVGSNLLIRDGGVSGVVVRLQGFNNVVVQGNEIEVGAGVLDRTLALVAQDEGLQGLEFLAGIPGTVGGALRMNAGCYGTEIKDILVSALAVDSQGKIHKLTPEDMGFSYRHSEIPQDWIFVGARFKAKSGNPQEIATRIEKLLAEREEAQPVKSRTGGSTFANPEGYKAWELIDKAGCRGLKVGGAQVSEKHCNFLINTGDATAEDLEVLGETLRARVLESSGVDLRWEIVRVGFNKKYRMEAKAA; this is encoded by the coding sequence ATGCACACTATTATAAAAAAATTACCTTCTATCCGAGGCCGATATACGGAAGGGGCTGAGCTTTCAAAACTTACATGGTTTCGTGTTGGTGGACCTGCAGAAGTTCTCTACAAACCTACTGATTTAGAGGACTTAAGTTTCTTTTTGAGTCATAAATCTGCCGAAGTACCTCTTCTTACAATGGGTGTGGGCTCAAACCTTTTAATTCGAGATGGAGGTGTCTCAGGCGTTGTTGTTCGTTTGCAAGGATTTAACAATGTTGTTGTTCAAGGAAATGAGATTGAGGTGGGGGCTGGCGTACTAGATCGTACACTTGCTCTTGTTGCTCAAGATGAAGGATTACAGGGTTTAGAATTCTTAGCCGGTATCCCGGGGACTGTTGGTGGTGCTTTGCGGATGAATGCAGGTTGTTATGGAACAGAGATAAAAGATATTCTTGTTTCAGCTCTGGCTGTTGATAGTCAAGGGAAAATCCACAAATTAACACCTGAAGATATGGGTTTTTCTTATCGTCATTCTGAGATTCCTCAAGATTGGATTTTTGTGGGGGCTCGATTCAAAGCCAAGTCAGGCAATCCTCAAGAAATTGCCACACGGATAGAAAAATTACTGGCTGAACGTGAAGAGGCCCAACCTGTAAAATCTCGAACAGGAGGAAGTACTTTTGCGAATCCTGAAGGATACAAAGCATGGGAACTCATTGATAAAGCGGGATGCCGTGGTCTTAAAGTAGGTGGTGCGCAAGTCTCTGAAAAACATTGTAATTTTCTCATTAATACGGGAGACGCAACGGCAGAAGATCTAGAAGTTTTAGGCGAGACGCTAAGAGCGCGTGTGTTGGAGAGTTCTGGAGTTGATCTTCGATGGGAAATTGTACGGGTGGGGTTTAATAAAAAATATCGGATGGAAGCAAAAGCTGCATGA
- a CDS encoding UDP-N-acetylmuramate--L-alanine ligase, with translation MRVCPQSVGIIHFVGIGGIGMSGIAEVLHSLNYSVRGSDLTENANVQRLKKLGIPVFIGHQSHQVDDAALVVVSSDIKSDNVELQQARILSLPIVRRAEMLAELMRLKPSIAVAGTHGKTSTTSLGATVLEAGGLDPTVVSGGIINAYGTNARLGSGEWIIVEADESDGTFTKLPATHAIVTNIDPEHMSHYGSFSALKDAFHSFLSNIPFYGLGIVCIDHPEIRAMLPRLTDRRVVTYGFSQDADIKAENIEFNASGSQFDVCISERFLTICKNAVRINHLSRIRLSMFGEHNVQNALSILALALELGIDPMAIHKGFASFKGVKRRFTKTGEVNGITIIDDYAHHPVEIEVVLKTARQVSQGKIIAVLQPHRYSRLKELYESFCSCFKEADHVIVAPIYAAGEEPIIGLHHEQLASDIRKHNHTNVVTIQEREELASTIMTLGHSGDMVVCLGAGSISAWAQALPEELKQWDKLDNSNDVLTKRGEING, from the coding sequence ATGAGAGTATGTCCACAATCAGTTGGAATCATCCATTTCGTAGGTATTGGTGGTATAGGGATGAGCGGCATTGCTGAAGTACTTCATAGCCTTAATTATTCCGTAAGAGGCAGCGATTTAACTGAAAATGCGAACGTCCAACGTTTAAAAAAGCTTGGAATACCTGTTTTTATAGGTCATCAGTCTCATCAGGTTGATGATGCTGCCCTTGTTGTGGTGTCGTCAGATATAAAGTCAGATAATGTTGAGCTTCAGCAAGCACGAATTTTATCTCTTCCTATCGTACGGCGAGCAGAAATGTTGGCGGAACTCATGAGATTAAAGCCTTCAATTGCCGTGGCCGGAACTCATGGAAAGACGTCAACAACGTCGTTAGGAGCCACAGTTCTTGAAGCTGGAGGCCTTGATCCCACCGTTGTCAGTGGCGGCATTATTAATGCTTATGGAACAAATGCGCGACTTGGTTCTGGTGAATGGATTATTGTTGAAGCTGATGAATCAGATGGGACTTTTACGAAGCTTCCCGCAACGCATGCTATTGTGACGAATATCGATCCTGAGCATATGAGTCATTATGGTTCTTTTTCCGCTCTTAAAGATGCATTTCATAGTTTTCTGTCAAACATCCCTTTTTATGGCTTAGGGATCGTTTGTATTGATCATCCTGAGATACGGGCCATGTTGCCGCGGCTCACAGATAGGCGAGTTGTGACGTATGGATTTTCTCAAGATGCGGATATTAAAGCCGAAAATATTGAGTTTAATGCTTCAGGTTCACAGTTTGATGTTTGTATTTCTGAGCGTTTTTTAACGATTTGTAAGAATGCTGTACGTATCAATCATCTTTCTCGCATACGTCTTTCTATGTTTGGAGAGCATAATGTTCAAAATGCGCTGTCAATCTTGGCACTTGCCTTAGAATTAGGGATTGATCCTATGGCTATTCATAAAGGTTTTGCAAGCTTTAAAGGCGTTAAACGCCGTTTTACGAAAACAGGTGAAGTGAATGGGATTACAATTATTGATGATTATGCTCATCACCCTGTCGAAATAGAAGTGGTTCTAAAAACCGCACGACAAGTCTCGCAAGGAAAAATAATTGCTGTTTTACAACCGCATCGTTATTCGCGATTAAAAGAACTGTATGAGAGCTTTTGTTCTTGCTTTAAAGAGGCAGATCATGTGATTGTAGCGCCTATATACGCCGCTGGTGAAGAGCCTATTATTGGTCTACATCATGAGCAATTAGCAAGTGATATTAGGAAACATAATCACACGAATGTCGTTACCATCCAAGAGAGAGAAGAGCTAGCTTCTACCATTATGACGCTCGGACATTCAGGAGATATGGTTGTTTGTTTAGGCGCAGGAAGTATTTCTGCTTGGGCCCAAGCTTTACCGGAAGAATTAAAGCAGTGGGACAAACTTGATAATTCCAATGATGTATTGACTAAAAGGGGAGAGATAAATGGGTAA
- a CDS encoding UDP-N-acetylglucosamine--N-acetylmuramyl-(pentapeptide) pyrophosphoryl-undecaprenol N-acetylglucosamine transferase: MMKRPIIIVGAGTGGHVFPAISLAETLLEKGEHIFILTDSRASSYWPIAWDNIKLLPIQPLRKNFKGIFTFIVSLLVSSFLCLRLFWRLKPSVVVTFGGYPTLPALGAAFLLRISIILHEQNAVAGRVNHLFSRFAKYLAFSWPETKNLPSYPSLKLVMTGLPVRRSIAELHKRRYHPPQKDDVVKVLILGGSQGTQIFNALIPETISLLPENLQRRLEIFHQCRQETLSSVALAYEKTSVKVNLQSFFKDIPKLFSTVDFVISRSGASTLGEVATGGLPAIFVPYQQAKDDHQTVNALNFEKKGAAWTIPQSQFTSARLKYMLEAVLENPEILLGASESLNCLKSHDASQKLADLILNIVLTPNRARKRTKIL; encoded by the coding sequence ATGATGAAGAGGCCTATTATCATTGTTGGCGCAGGAACAGGAGGGCACGTATTTCCTGCCATCTCCCTTGCGGAAACTCTCTTAGAAAAAGGAGAGCATATTTTCATTTTAACGGATTCGCGAGCGTCCTCTTATTGGCCAATAGCTTGGGACAACATTAAATTACTTCCTATTCAGCCTTTACGGAAAAATTTTAAGGGTATTTTTACTTTTATTGTTTCTCTATTGGTTTCTTCTTTTCTCTGTTTAAGGTTGTTTTGGCGTCTTAAGCCTTCTGTTGTCGTGACGTTTGGGGGCTATCCCACGCTTCCGGCTCTGGGGGCAGCCTTTCTTCTAAGGATTTCTATCATTTTGCATGAGCAAAATGCAGTGGCTGGAAGAGTGAATCATTTATTTTCGCGTTTTGCTAAATACCTTGCATTTTCTTGGCCCGAAACAAAGAATTTACCTTCCTATCCTTCGTTAAAACTTGTTATGACAGGGTTGCCCGTGAGGCGCTCGATAGCTGAACTTCATAAACGCCGCTATCATCCGCCTCAAAAAGATGATGTGGTGAAAGTCTTAATCTTGGGCGGGAGCCAAGGAACTCAAATTTTTAATGCGCTCATCCCTGAAACAATAAGCCTTTTGCCTGAAAATCTTCAACGTCGTCTCGAGATCTTTCATCAATGTCGGCAAGAAACTTTATCTTCTGTTGCCTTAGCTTACGAGAAAACGAGCGTTAAAGTTAATCTCCAATCTTTTTTCAAAGATATTCCGAAGCTTTTTTCGACAGTAGATTTTGTGATCAGTCGTTCAGGGGCTTCCACCCTCGGTGAAGTTGCAACAGGAGGGCTTCCGGCAATCTTTGTTCCTTATCAACAAGCCAAAGATGATCATCAAACAGTGAATGCTTTAAATTTCGAGAAGAAGGGCGCTGCTTGGACCATTCCCCAGTCTCAGTTTACCTCTGCTAGGCTTAAATATATGCTTGAAGCTGTGCTTGAGAATCCTGAAATTCTTCTTGGGGCAAGTGAATCTTTAAATTGTCTTAAAAGCCATGATGCTAGCCAGAAATTAGCAGATTTAATTTTGAATATAGTTTTAACCCCAAATAGAGCAAGAAAAAGGACTAAAATTTTATGA
- the ftsW gene encoding putative lipid II flippase FtsW, whose product MTTPFARTDNSILGRWWWTVDHWLLATVSFLLGIGFFLTMAASPAVAERLHLDSFYFVKRHALYLIPVFAIIFFVSTMDIQKIRRFSFIVYAIGILFLIMTYFFGVEIKGARRWLNFGGFSIQPSEFIKPAVVVLSAWMLSEREVNSRFPGNILALGFYGFAVLLLLLQPDMGMVVLMTITMFGQFFLAGLPVLWVLIAAASSVGVLFGAYFLFPHVTQRIDRFLDRDAGDKYSDRYQITQSLEAFMNGGFLGQGPGEGTVKKHLPDAHADFIYAVAAEEFGFVLCIIILGLFAFLVLRTISRMLNENNLFIVIAVSGLIMELGIQAMINIASTLGLIPTKGMTLPFISYGGSSMLALAMGFGMVLGLTRRRLQGEG is encoded by the coding sequence ATGACAACTCCTTTCGCCCGTACAGATAATAGCATTTTAGGTCGTTGGTGGTGGACAGTTGATCATTGGTTATTGGCAACTGTGAGTTTTTTACTTGGAATAGGATTTTTTCTAACAATGGCTGCAAGTCCTGCTGTGGCTGAGCGTCTTCATCTGGACTCTTTTTATTTTGTAAAACGGCACGCTCTTTATCTCATTCCTGTTTTTGCAATTATTTTTTTTGTCTCCACGATGGATATTCAAAAAATCCGTCGTTTTTCTTTTATTGTTTATGCCATTGGAATTCTTTTTTTAATAATGACATATTTCTTTGGGGTTGAAATTAAAGGCGCGCGTCGGTGGTTAAATTTTGGAGGCTTCTCAATTCAACCTTCAGAGTTTATTAAGCCTGCCGTTGTGGTTTTAAGTGCATGGATGTTATCAGAGCGAGAAGTTAATTCTCGGTTTCCAGGGAATATTTTAGCCTTAGGATTTTATGGTTTTGCTGTTCTCTTGCTCCTTTTACAACCTGATATGGGAATGGTTGTTCTGATGACGATTACGATGTTTGGACAATTTTTCTTAGCAGGACTTCCTGTTTTATGGGTCTTGATTGCGGCTGCTTCGAGTGTAGGTGTATTATTTGGGGCTTATTTTCTTTTTCCTCATGTCACACAACGAATTGATCGGTTTTTAGATCGGGATGCGGGGGATAAATATTCTGACCGCTATCAGATTACGCAATCTTTAGAGGCCTTTATGAATGGGGGATTTTTAGGGCAAGGACCAGGTGAGGGCACTGTCAAAAAACATTTGCCAGATGCTCATGCTGATTTCATTTATGCGGTTGCTGCAGAAGAATTTGGTTTTGTACTTTGCATCATTATTTTAGGGCTTTTTGCTTTTCTTGTCTTAAGAACAATTAGCCGTATGCTGAATGAAAATAATCTTTTTATTGTGATTGCCGTATCAGGTCTCATTATGGAATTAGGGATCCAAGCAATGATTAATATTGCATCTACATTAGGACTTATTCCAACAAAAGGAATGACCCTTCCTTTTATTAGTTATGGGGGATCTTCAATGTTAGCTTTGGCTATGGGATTTGGAATGGTGCTTGGTTTAACGCGTCGTCGTCTACAAGGAGAAGGCTGA